The Oryzias latipes chromosome 16, ASM223467v1 genome includes a region encoding these proteins:
- the LOC101170704 gene encoding free fatty acid receptor 2-like, whose translation MDLVVKSEVILSVYIISFLIGCPANLLALYAFSIKVHSKPLPTDILLLNLTISDLLFLITAPLKMHEAASGMTWKLPPFLCSIVSFTYFSTIYTSSLLLMAVSVVRYIAVVFPIAATKIKKPIYPVIASVVIWVISSAHCSIVFITIHHPSLSSKNSTICYENFNPNQLKVLLPVRLEFFFVLCLLPLLVCIYCYLSMIVTLYSRPRIPWKKKKKAIGMALGTLAVFLICVVPYNSSHLVGYFLGESPKWRHYTLLLLAFNSCIDPFIFYFSSSIFRFTIKASIFKKLRMNLVKLQSQDPSSK comes from the coding sequence ATGGATCTAGTGGTGAAAAGTGAGGTTATTCTTTCAGTTTACATAATTTCTTTTCTAATCGGGTGCCCTGCCAACCTTCTGGCACTCTATGCTTTTAGCATCAAGGTCCACTCAAAGCCACTTCCAACAGACATCCTGCTTCTGAATCTGACCATCTCAGACCTCCTCTTCCTGATCACCGCCCCCCTTAAGATGCACGAGGCAGCTTCAGGGATGACGTGGAAGCTGCCCCCCTTCCTGTGCTCCATTGTCTCCTTCACGTACTTCTCCACGATCTACACCAGCTCTTTGCTGCTCATGGCAGTCAGCGTGGTCCGCTACATAGCAGTGGTGTTCCCTATCGCTGctacaaagattaaaaaacccATTTACCCAGTTATTGCTAGTGTTGTTATCTGGGTGATCTCTTCAGCCCACTGCAGCATCGTTTTTATTACCATACATCATCCATCTCTGTCCAGCAAAAACTCTACAATTTGCTATGAAAACTTCAATCCAAATCAGCTGAAAGTCCTCCTCCCTGTGCGTTTGGAATTTTTCTTTGTGCTGTGTCTTCTGCCCCTTTTGGTTTGTATTTACTGCTACTTGAGCATGATCGTGACTCTTTACAGCCGGCCCAGAATaccctggaaaaagaaaaagaaggccATCGGCATGGCCTTGGGGACTCTTGCTGTGTTTCTCATTTGCGTTGTGCCATACAATTCTTCCCATCTGGTGGGTTACTTCCTGGGGGAGAGCCCAAAATGGAGGCACTACACACTGCTGCTGCTTGCCTTCAACTCTTGCATAGATCCCTTCATTTTTTacttctcctcctccatcttCCGCTTTACCATCAAAGCATCCATTTTCAAGAAGCTTAGGATGAATCTTGTGAAGCTGCAAAGCCAGGATCCCAGCTCCAAATAA